A genomic window from Gossypium hirsutum isolate 1008001.06 chromosome D12, Gossypium_hirsutum_v2.1, whole genome shotgun sequence includes:
- the LOC107946600 gene encoding protein IQ-DOMAIN 1-like, giving the protein MQALVKVQSRVLDQRMRLSHDGCSQKSAFSDTNSVWESQYLLDISDRRSVSREGSSMADDWDERPHTVEKVKAMLQHRKEAALKREKSLSQALSQQMRRARRSPSMGAQDEWLDRWMPAKPWDNRGRASMDQRDNVKTVEMDTS; this is encoded by the exons ATGCAAGCACTGGTTAAAGTTCAGTCTCGTGTTTTAGACCAAAGAATGAGGCTCTCGCACGACGGTTGCAGCCAAAAATCAGCATTTAGCGACACCAACAGTGTATGGGAATCACAGTATCTACTAGATATATCGGATAGAAGATCAGTA TCGAGAGAAGGAAGTAGCATGGCAGATGATTGGGACGAAAGGCCACACACAGTTGAAAAAGTGAAAGCTATGTTACAACATAGGAAAGAAGCTGCTTTGAAACGTGAAAAGAGCTTGTCACAAGCACTGTCACAACAG ATGAGGAGAGCTCGAAGGAGTCCATCAATGGGGGCACAAGATGAGTGGCTTGATCGTTGGATGCCTGCTAAACCATGGGATAACAGAGGAAGAGCTTCAATGGATCAAAGAGATAATGTCAAAACTGTTGAAATGGACACTTCATAG